From the Vibrio metoecus genome, one window contains:
- a CDS encoding phospholipase effector Tle1 domain-containing protein, which translates to MSSTGAHPHCQPCENLKHWIEIIVRDEQNQPFEGVSGVLIDAMKNKHPIELSASPILIENLAPGPVEIELDYDQWLKAAQDKSHPKNEEKAKPVEEFSSSYSAHKSGPVVYQEITTGDLTKLPKEIVLPTNHQKGKAGTLKLFTDKTYILQVRAYKFITLRVGMFFDGTANNTYSAQWGKQQLENYYRKWKAKYDAECEINSKNGNGAKKEVPITALSSDCFTYPKKDNFILSLFKDDEGEIETVAGSASNELTNVQKLFDLYSQDKFFKEKNMFSHAEYITGIGTGNSTAIAPADESIVVGQGLGIGKYGVTAKVTTGIQTLSQNIEQVTSTFETVLKMKVDGIEKLQFDVFGFSRGAAAARHFINMVLDGENGEFAKTFTLGCQKADLPLIYAFDWDEVDEIKANCEITFAGLFDTVASVVNIFSKNSSLGLDLNTHTDNGDVRLWIDPRRVRRAVHLTADPTIECRDNFSLNHLNSTDEEHFHEFVLPGAHSDIGGGYYSRLSFNNQGYLLPVLEKKLVKRVSRTFSDRWDEEKTKQYVLNELEKYKVLDRLTGWKDEDYVVEPLDVRQEGKKDGGQVTGKLYIQRQVEGDLSRLYLRLMYGLAEFHGVPMSDENSEVWEDKDMRHYNIEDYGSGFAKINQSVLELAKNGQYSALQQKLSIPELKTNLMALNLFHHSSGDDIGMSPLWDEKAGCYKRASYPCEQGK; encoded by the coding sequence ATGAGTAGCACAGGTGCCCATCCACATTGTCAACCTTGTGAGAATCTCAAACATTGGATTGAAATTATTGTGCGGGATGAACAGAACCAGCCCTTTGAAGGTGTGAGTGGTGTTTTGATTGACGCAATGAAAAATAAGCATCCAATTGAGCTCAGTGCTTCACCTATCCTGATTGAAAATCTTGCGCCCGGTCCTGTTGAAATCGAGTTGGATTATGATCAGTGGTTGAAAGCTGCGCAAGATAAAAGTCACCCAAAAAATGAAGAAAAAGCTAAACCGGTTGAAGAGTTTTCTAGCAGTTACAGTGCCCACAAGAGTGGTCCGGTGGTTTATCAAGAAATTACGACGGGTGATTTGACCAAATTACCGAAAGAGATCGTATTACCAACTAACCATCAAAAAGGCAAAGCCGGAACGCTAAAACTCTTTACAGATAAAACCTATATTCTTCAAGTTAGGGCATACAAGTTTATTACTCTTCGAGTCGGAATGTTCTTTGATGGTACTGCTAACAATACGTACAGCGCCCAATGGGGAAAACAACAATTAGAAAATTACTATCGTAAATGGAAAGCAAAATACGATGCTGAATGCGAAATTAATTCCAAAAACGGTAATGGAGCAAAAAAAGAAGTCCCAATTACGGCACTTTCTAGTGATTGTTTTACCTATCCGAAAAAGGATAATTTCATCCTCTCCTTATTCAAAGATGATGAGGGAGAAATAGAGACGGTTGCGGGTAGTGCAAGTAATGAATTAACCAATGTTCAAAAACTGTTCGATTTATACTCTCAAGACAAATTTTTTAAAGAAAAAAATATGTTTAGCCATGCTGAGTATATCACTGGGATTGGTACGGGAAATAGCACCGCGATTGCTCCTGCAGATGAGTCGATCGTTGTCGGGCAAGGCTTAGGAATTGGTAAGTATGGAGTTACAGCCAAAGTCACTACAGGGATTCAAACACTTTCTCAAAATATAGAACAGGTTACCTCTACATTTGAAACAGTTCTTAAAATGAAAGTCGATGGTATAGAAAAGCTCCAATTTGATGTTTTTGGATTTAGTCGTGGAGCGGCTGCCGCAAGACATTTCATCAATATGGTATTGGATGGTGAAAATGGCGAATTTGCGAAGACGTTTACATTAGGCTGCCAGAAAGCCGATTTACCACTCATTTACGCTTTTGATTGGGATGAGGTCGATGAAATAAAAGCGAATTGCGAAATCACCTTTGCTGGTTTGTTTGATACAGTGGCCTCAGTAGTCAATATTTTTTCTAAAAACTCCTCTTTGGGCCTAGATCTCAATACACACACGGATAATGGTGATGTAAGACTATGGATTGACCCTAGACGAGTCAGGCGTGCCGTACATTTAACTGCGGATCCGACCATTGAATGCCGAGATAACTTTAGTTTGAATCATCTCAATTCTACGGATGAAGAACATTTTCATGAATTTGTTTTGCCAGGCGCTCACTCAGATATTGGGGGCGGCTATTACTCTAGGCTCAGTTTTAACAATCAAGGGTATCTGCTGCCTGTTTTAGAGAAGAAACTTGTTAAGCGTGTGAGTCGTACGTTTTCCGATCGCTGGGATGAAGAGAAAACCAAGCAATATGTGTTAAATGAGCTAGAAAAATATAAGGTGCTAGATAGGCTTACGGGTTGGAAAGATGAGGATTACGTGGTTGAGCCGTTGGACGTTCGTCAAGAAGGTAAGAAAGATGGGGGGCAAGTGACAGGCAAACTTTATATTCAACGTCAAGTGGAAGGGGATCTCTCGCGTTTGTACTTACGTTTAATGTACGGTTTGGCCGAGTTCCATGGCGTTCCCATGTCCGACGAAAATTCCGAAGTCTGGGAAGATAAAGATATGCGTCACTACAACATCGAAGATTATGGCAGCGGCTTTGCCAAGATCAATCAAAGCGTACTAGAGCTAGCTAAAAATGGGCAATATTCAGCGTTGCAACAGAAGCTCTCAATCCCAGAGCTAAAGACAAATCTCATGGCATTGAATCTCTTCCACCATTCATCCGGTGATGATATTGGAATGTCTCCGTTGTGGGACGAAAAAGCAGGCTGCTATAAAAGAGCCAGCTATCCATGCGAACAAGGAAAATAA
- a CDS encoding DUF4123 domain-containing protein: protein MIQQWLVKQTTPVFWLLDQQAFKQVIAANNGLVFDGTQILFHGETFAPVMSLSPWLIPVSDKVLELPDELLQQGIFLTSHSSTSELLSHLQSLLIAALEGEEVLFRFYDRQVIVPMLDEMRDLERNEFLGPVDKLAIVKQGIFQEWVNTRSSEFIYQPAPWWKIQPYHLMPLYRTEVHAQVLERRFWEKLPYVMEQLDEPQQWIKTILDEAKQANLGHENAEYLVLNHLWKASLTTLEQLSDALHINQQELQEIMQIREKLA from the coding sequence ATGATTCAGCAATGGTTAGTGAAACAAACCACACCAGTCTTCTGGTTATTAGATCAGCAAGCCTTTAAACAAGTTATTGCGGCTAATAATGGGTTAGTGTTTGACGGCACTCAGATTCTATTTCATGGCGAAACATTTGCTCCTGTGATGAGTTTGTCACCTTGGTTAATTCCTGTCTCCGACAAGGTGCTGGAATTGCCGGATGAGCTGTTACAGCAAGGCATTTTCTTAACCAGTCATAGTTCTACAAGTGAATTATTAAGCCATCTCCAAAGCCTTTTGATTGCAGCACTAGAAGGCGAAGAAGTACTGTTTCGGTTTTATGATAGGCAGGTCATTGTGCCCATGTTGGATGAGATGCGAGATCTGGAACGCAACGAATTTTTAGGGCCAGTAGATAAATTAGCCATCGTTAAACAAGGAATATTTCAAGAATGGGTAAATACGCGTAGTTCCGAGTTTATCTATCAGCCTGCACCTTGGTGGAAAATACAGCCTTATCATTTGATGCCACTTTATCGAACCGAAGTGCATGCTCAAGTTTTAGAACGACGTTTTTGGGAAAAACTTCCTTACGTAATGGAACAGCTTGATGAGCCACAACAATGGATTAAAACCATTTTAGATGAAGCTAAGCAGGCTAATTTGGGGCACGAGAATGCAGAGTACTTAGTTTTAAATCACTTGTGGAAAGCCTCATTAACCACTCTAGAGCAGCTGAGTGATGCACTTCATATTAATCAACAAGAACTTCAGGAAATAATGCAAATTCGGGAGAAATTAGCATGA